The Cyprinus carpio isolate SPL01 chromosome A19, ASM1834038v1, whole genome shotgun sequence genome has a segment encoding these proteins:
- the LOC109102227 gene encoding TBC1 domain family member 5-like isoform X1: MQHPNFETRHPLQQEEQETGYDPLQNYNCNRDRGSLDSTVESTLKSYRKEWDDLFQNSNYLARIRQTGINGRLRSSRFRSVCWKLYLDVLPEDKTQWISRTKEHRAQYEKIKETHITNPRKAAGQQDLVVNNPLSQDEGSLWNKFFQDKELRSMIKQDVLRTFPEMVFFQEEDVRTKLTDILFCYARENEQLLYKQGMHELLAPIVFVLHCDHQAFQHASETANPSEEMKVLLDPKFHEHDAYAMFSLLMETAEPWFSSFEREVRKGKEEMLTSIPFARPQDSGPSVAIVTKVNRIQDQLLKKHDIELYMHLNRLEIAPQIYGIRWVRLLFGREFPLQDLLVVWDALFADSITLDLVDYVFVAMLLYIRDALIASNFQTCLGLLMHYPPIGDIHSLLLKALFLRDPKNNPRPVNYQFQQNLDYYKTRGADLVNKTRASTKVAPLNINKVSSSLLSFGRKLIAPIGGGSSGISPINSDVISALPPQAQVPRPLAEPPSCPTPTNKQMKSQPYPQTQHQHRLLKSESMPVHLSKDVGSCGASQISLPAQIHSDTPGHTSWMVSSSPSTESLSGGRDHAMSSPPLPVSRGRVSSTSSPPPSATKKDPFFNISRSRSHSKTINKKDAEELEAQVSFLQGQINDLEAMSKYCARMMNVHIGKIQDVILQEHLEKEDEVLVSLAGLKQIKDILKGALRFNQSQLESEENEEITIADDHYCSSQYSTLKDQSDPDHLPEDTAGSTGIQQKAPQRKDHQEGDMVAEKEEEEQEEEEEKEEKVLTTENITAIPEPQATEGRNWDDYILVSQDGEPSESEEQSITTTAPLFKHVRGLNKAEFQDPLMGTTSGSSSPDDGSTHSKDSDFTIVNPTDL; the protein is encoded by the exons ATGCAGCACCCAAACTTCGAAACACGACATCCGCTGCAGCAAGAGGAGCAGGAGACAGGTTACGACCCTCTACAGAACTACAACTGCAACAGAGATC gagGATCATTGGATAGTACTGTTGAGTCCACGCTCAAGTCATACAG AAAGGAATGGGATGATTTGTTCCAGAACAGTAACTACCTGGCGCGGATCAGGCAGACTGGTATTAACGGCCGATTACGGAGCAGCCGATTCCGCAGCGTATGCTGGAAG CTTTATCTGGACGTCCTGCCAGAAGATAAGACTCAATGGATCAGTCGAACCAAGGAACACAGAGCACAGTATGAGAAGATCAAAGAGACG CATATTACAAACCCTCGCAAAGCTGCCGGCCAACAGGACCTGGTGGTGAACAACCCACTGTCACAGGATGAAGGG AGTCTATGGAATAAGTTCTTTCAGGATAAGGAGCTCAGGAGCATGATCAAACAAGATGTTTTACGAAC GTTTCCAGAGATGGTGTTCTTCCAGGAAGAGGATGTCAGGACGAAGCTGACCGATATTCTCTTCTGCTATGCACGAGAAAACGAACAGCTACTCTATAAGCAG GGCATGCATGAGTTACTGGCACCTATAGTGTTTGTTCTTCACTGTGATCACCAGGCGTTTCAACATGCCAGTGAGACGGCCAATCCCAG TGAAGAGATGAAAGTCCTTCTAGATCCTAAATTCCACGAGCATGATGCTTA TGCCATGTTTTCTCTGCTCATGGAGACAGCAGAACCCTGGTTCAGCAGTTTTGAGCGGGAGGTCAGAAAG GGCAAAGAAGAGATGTTAACCAGCATCCCATTTGCGAGACCACAGGACTCGGGCCCTTCTGTTGCAATAGTGACCAAAGTCAACCGAATTCAGGATCAGCTATTAAAGAAACACGACATTGAACTGTACATGCACCTCAACAGATTAGAAATAGCTCCCCAGATTTATGGCAT TCGCTGGGTTCGACTGCTGTTTGGTCGAGAGTTTCCCCTGCAGGATCTGTTAGTGGTCTGGGATGCTCTTTTTGCAGACAGCATCACTTTGGACCTGGTGGATTACGTGTTTGTCGCTATGCTTCTGTACATCAGAGATGCAT TGATCGCTAGTAACTTCCAGACATGTCTCGGGCTCCTGATGCACTATCCTCCTATTGGAGACATCCACTCACTGCTGCTCAAAGCACTATTTCTCAGAGACCCTAAG AATAATCCACGACCTGTCAACTACCAGTTCCAGCAAAACCTTGATTACTACAAAACCCGTGGGGCTGACTTGGTCAACAAGACTCG GGCCAGCACCAAAGTAGCACCTCTCAACATTAATAAAGTATCCAGTTCTCTTCTTAGTTTTGGCCGGAAGCTCATCGCGCCGATTGGAGGTGGTTCCAGCGGTATCTCGCCAATTAATAGTGATGTGATATCAGCTCTTCCCCCTCAAGCTCAAGTGCCACGCCCATTGGCCGAGCCTCCATCATGCCCCACCCCCACAAACAAGCAGATGAAATCGCAGCCATACCCACAAACGCAGCATCAGCACCGGCTGCTGAAGTCTGAAAGTATGCCAGTGCACCTCAGCAAAG ATGTAGGTTCTTGTGGAGCCTCTCAGATATCTCTCCCTGCCCAGATTCACTCTGATACCCCAG GCCACACCTCCTGGATGGTTAGCTCCTCCCCCAGCACTGAAAGTTTGTCTGGTGGGAGGGATCATGCCATGTCTTCCCCTCCTCTCCCAGTGTCAAGGGGCCGAGTCTCCAGCACATCATCTCCTCCCCCCTCTGCCACAAAAAAAGACCCTTTCTTTAACATCAGTCGCTCACGGTCCCACAGTAAGACTATAAACAAGAAGGATGCG GAGGAGCTGGAGGCCCAGGTGTCCTTCTTACAGGGTCAGATTAATGACCTAGAGGCCATGAGTAAATATTGTGCCAGGATGATGAACGTGCACATAG GCAAAATTCAAGATGTGATACTGCAGGAGCATCTGGAGAAGGAAGATGAGGTTCTGGTGTCACTTGCTGGTCTAAAACAG ATTAAGGACATCCTGAAGGGGGCTCTCCGATTCAACCAGAGCCAGCTGGAGTCAGAGGAGAATGAAGAGATCACCATAGCAGACGATCACTACTGCTCTAGCCAGTATAGCACACTAAAGGACCAGAGTGATCCAGACCATTTGCCTGAAGACACAGCTGGTTCTACTGGCATACAACAAAAGGCTCCACAGCGCAAAGACCACCAGGAAGGAGACATGGTAGCTGAGAAAgaagaggaggagcaggaggaggaggaggagaaggaggagaaggTCTTGACCACTGAGAATATCACTGCAATACCAGAGCCACAG GCCACTGAAGGGAGAAACTGGGATGACTACATCTTGGTCTCGCAGGATGGCGAGCCATCTGAGAGTGAGGAGCAGAGCATAACCACCACGGCTCCACTCTTTAAGCATGTACGAGGCCTAAACAAGGCGGAGTTTCAAGACCCTCTGATGGGGACCACATCTGGGTCCTCCAGTCCAGATGACGGTAGCACTCACAGCAAGGACTCTGATTTCACTATTGTTAATCCTACTGACCTTTGA
- the LOC109102227 gene encoding TBC1 domain family member 5-like isoform X2, translating to MQHPNFETRHPLQQEEQETGYDPLQNYNCNRDRGSLDSTVESTLKSYRKEWDDLFQNSNYLARIRQTGINGRLRSSRFRSVCWKLYLDVLPEDKTQWISRTKEHRAQYEKIKETHITNPRKAAGQQDLVVNNPLSQDEGSLWNKFFQDKELRSMIKQDVLRTFPEMVFFQEEDVRTKLTDILFCYARENEQLLYKQGMHELLAPIVFVLHCDHQAFQHASETANPSEEMKVLLDPKFHEHDAYAMFSLLMETAEPWFSSFEREVRKGKEEMLTSIPFARPQDSGPSVAIVTKVNRIQDQLLKKHDIELYMHLNRLEIAPQIYGIRWVRLLFGREFPLQDLLVVWDALFADSITLDLVDYVFVAMLLYIRDALIASNFQTCLGLLMHYPPIGDIHSLLLKALFLRDPKNNPRPVNYQFQQNLDYYKTRGADLVNKTRASTKVAPLNINKVSSSLLSFGRKLIAPIGGGSSGISPINSDVISALPPQAQVPRPLAEPPSCPTPTNKQMKSQPYPQTQHQHRLLKSESMPVHLSKGHTSWMVSSSPSTESLSGGRDHAMSSPPLPVSRGRVSSTSSPPPSATKKDPFFNISRSRSHSKTINKKDAEELEAQVSFLQGQINDLEAMSKYCARMMNVHIGKIQDVILQEHLEKEDEVLVSLAGLKQIKDILKGALRFNQSQLESEENEEITIADDHYCSSQYSTLKDQSDPDHLPEDTAGSTGIQQKAPQRKDHQEGDMVAEKEEEEQEEEEEKEEKVLTTENITAIPEPQATEGRNWDDYILVSQDGEPSESEEQSITTTAPLFKHVRGLNKAEFQDPLMGTTSGSSSPDDGSTHSKDSDFTIVNPTDL from the exons ATGCAGCACCCAAACTTCGAAACACGACATCCGCTGCAGCAAGAGGAGCAGGAGACAGGTTACGACCCTCTACAGAACTACAACTGCAACAGAGATC gagGATCATTGGATAGTACTGTTGAGTCCACGCTCAAGTCATACAG AAAGGAATGGGATGATTTGTTCCAGAACAGTAACTACCTGGCGCGGATCAGGCAGACTGGTATTAACGGCCGATTACGGAGCAGCCGATTCCGCAGCGTATGCTGGAAG CTTTATCTGGACGTCCTGCCAGAAGATAAGACTCAATGGATCAGTCGAACCAAGGAACACAGAGCACAGTATGAGAAGATCAAAGAGACG CATATTACAAACCCTCGCAAAGCTGCCGGCCAACAGGACCTGGTGGTGAACAACCCACTGTCACAGGATGAAGGG AGTCTATGGAATAAGTTCTTTCAGGATAAGGAGCTCAGGAGCATGATCAAACAAGATGTTTTACGAAC GTTTCCAGAGATGGTGTTCTTCCAGGAAGAGGATGTCAGGACGAAGCTGACCGATATTCTCTTCTGCTATGCACGAGAAAACGAACAGCTACTCTATAAGCAG GGCATGCATGAGTTACTGGCACCTATAGTGTTTGTTCTTCACTGTGATCACCAGGCGTTTCAACATGCCAGTGAGACGGCCAATCCCAG TGAAGAGATGAAAGTCCTTCTAGATCCTAAATTCCACGAGCATGATGCTTA TGCCATGTTTTCTCTGCTCATGGAGACAGCAGAACCCTGGTTCAGCAGTTTTGAGCGGGAGGTCAGAAAG GGCAAAGAAGAGATGTTAACCAGCATCCCATTTGCGAGACCACAGGACTCGGGCCCTTCTGTTGCAATAGTGACCAAAGTCAACCGAATTCAGGATCAGCTATTAAAGAAACACGACATTGAACTGTACATGCACCTCAACAGATTAGAAATAGCTCCCCAGATTTATGGCAT TCGCTGGGTTCGACTGCTGTTTGGTCGAGAGTTTCCCCTGCAGGATCTGTTAGTGGTCTGGGATGCTCTTTTTGCAGACAGCATCACTTTGGACCTGGTGGATTACGTGTTTGTCGCTATGCTTCTGTACATCAGAGATGCAT TGATCGCTAGTAACTTCCAGACATGTCTCGGGCTCCTGATGCACTATCCTCCTATTGGAGACATCCACTCACTGCTGCTCAAAGCACTATTTCTCAGAGACCCTAAG AATAATCCACGACCTGTCAACTACCAGTTCCAGCAAAACCTTGATTACTACAAAACCCGTGGGGCTGACTTGGTCAACAAGACTCG GGCCAGCACCAAAGTAGCACCTCTCAACATTAATAAAGTATCCAGTTCTCTTCTTAGTTTTGGCCGGAAGCTCATCGCGCCGATTGGAGGTGGTTCCAGCGGTATCTCGCCAATTAATAGTGATGTGATATCAGCTCTTCCCCCTCAAGCTCAAGTGCCACGCCCATTGGCCGAGCCTCCATCATGCCCCACCCCCACAAACAAGCAGATGAAATCGCAGCCATACCCACAAACGCAGCATCAGCACCGGCTGCTGAAGTCTGAAAGTATGCCAGTGCACCTCAGCAAAG GCCACACCTCCTGGATGGTTAGCTCCTCCCCCAGCACTGAAAGTTTGTCTGGTGGGAGGGATCATGCCATGTCTTCCCCTCCTCTCCCAGTGTCAAGGGGCCGAGTCTCCAGCACATCATCTCCTCCCCCCTCTGCCACAAAAAAAGACCCTTTCTTTAACATCAGTCGCTCACGGTCCCACAGTAAGACTATAAACAAGAAGGATGCG GAGGAGCTGGAGGCCCAGGTGTCCTTCTTACAGGGTCAGATTAATGACCTAGAGGCCATGAGTAAATATTGTGCCAGGATGATGAACGTGCACATAG GCAAAATTCAAGATGTGATACTGCAGGAGCATCTGGAGAAGGAAGATGAGGTTCTGGTGTCACTTGCTGGTCTAAAACAG ATTAAGGACATCCTGAAGGGGGCTCTCCGATTCAACCAGAGCCAGCTGGAGTCAGAGGAGAATGAAGAGATCACCATAGCAGACGATCACTACTGCTCTAGCCAGTATAGCACACTAAAGGACCAGAGTGATCCAGACCATTTGCCTGAAGACACAGCTGGTTCTACTGGCATACAACAAAAGGCTCCACAGCGCAAAGACCACCAGGAAGGAGACATGGTAGCTGAGAAAgaagaggaggagcaggaggaggaggaggagaaggaggagaaggTCTTGACCACTGAGAATATCACTGCAATACCAGAGCCACAG GCCACTGAAGGGAGAAACTGGGATGACTACATCTTGGTCTCGCAGGATGGCGAGCCATCTGAGAGTGAGGAGCAGAGCATAACCACCACGGCTCCACTCTTTAAGCATGTACGAGGCCTAAACAAGGCGGAGTTTCAAGACCCTCTGATGGGGACCACATCTGGGTCCTCCAGTCCAGATGACGGTAGCACTCACAGCAAGGACTCTGATTTCACTATTGTTAATCCTACTGACCTTTGA